The Camelus dromedarius isolate mCamDro1 chromosome 17, mCamDro1.pat, whole genome shotgun sequence DNA window GTGACAGTGATAGGGACGATAGTGGCAGAAGGTGATAGTGGTGAGGTGATAGGGGCTACAGTGCTGAGtgtgtggtgatggtggtggctgcagtggtggtggtgatagggTGATGGTGGATGATGGTGGATGTGTGGTAATGGGGCAGGGGTGGTTGCCAAGTGGCTGATGGTAATGGGGGCTGTGGGCATGTAAGGTGCTGTGTATGGTGATGAGGTGACAGGCAGGTGTATGGTGGTAGGAAATgacagtggtgatgatggtggtaatgCGGCAGTGGTGGCAGGGGGATGTGATAGGAATGTTGGAGATGTGTATTGGTGTTGGGGTAATGGTGGTAGCACTGACAGTGATGGGGGTGATGGGGGTGCGGGGTGCATGGTGATGGGGTGATAATGGTAAAGATGCTGGGAGAAATGATGGTGTGCCCAGTCCCCGTGTCGAGGTTTGTGGGTCGTAGTATTGTCAGGGCCCTCCCTTCAGAGGACCAGGAAACAACCTAGTCTCCCAAGCTCCGGTCCCCTTGGCCAGGCTCCCACCCTGTCTTGTTGCCACCACGATGGGTGTTGTGGTACACGTTTCATGTACATGCAATGGGCGTGAAGCCGTTCATGTGTTTTCCTGGTGGAGTCTGTTCCACGTGCTGTCTGCCCTCTACCTTGGTGGATCTAGAAGCCCCTCTCATAGAAGATCCACCCAGGCCTGGTTGGCCCTTTGGAGGAAGAGACTTTGGGCTCCAGTCTGTGTTGGGTGGCAGGGTGGaggtccaggttcttgtcctgcTTCATCTTGTCCTGTGGCGAGTGTGGGGCCTCTCCGGCTGCAGAGGAATCAGGCAGGGCTCCTGTGAGTGAGGGAGGGGAAAAAGTACACCTCCCTCCTCATCCAGGGAGCAGCCCTTTGCGGAGGTCCAGGACTGTGGGCTTTCAGTCAGCCCCATTGGAGATTCTGATGTCCGGCCAGTGTGGGCCTTATTCTGAGGACAGTGGGCACCATGGGAGCTTCTGGGCTGTGCTGGGGTCTGAATGGTGTTTGAAGAGGGACACCACTCTGACTGCTCCCCGGAGGATGCCAAGAGCAGGCGGGGAGGATGTGGCAGGCGGCCAGCAGAAGGCAGCCATGGCTTCCTGGTCCCTGCTGTTGGAGgccagagggaggctgggctggtgggGCAAGGCTGGCGGGGCTGCCTGTTAGGACGgtggctgagggaggggctgaggtggggggTGCCCTGGTCTCTGCCCTGCACAGGGGATATGGGATGGATGAggagtgggttttgttttgggtgAAGGGCTCAGATTTGGGTGGGATTGAGTGTGTTGAGGACCGAGTGTGAGGTcagcaatatttgaaaaatggCCACAGGAGGAGCTGAGAGGGAGGGTTTAGAgaagtggaaggaaagaaggaggagacCTGGTCTGTGAGTATTGAGAAATGTGGCTTCCACATTGCAgaacggggggtgggggggggcgggagggggcggagGAGGCGTGGCTTCCAGGCCAGCTCAGGAGCACCTCTCCCTCTGGGAGGTGTGCCAGCCCTGCCGCCTCCCACCTGGGCCACCTTGCCGTCCGCTGGGAGTGCACAGGATGCTCCCTCCCTTGGGCCCCAACCCCGtcctgccccatctctcctcGGGTTCCTGAGCAGAGCTCCAGCGTCTCACGTACCATCTGCCTTATAAAGGTTCAGGGCTTGAGGAGCAAGGGTGGAGcaagggagggtggagggatggtGTCATCAGTGACACGTCTCCGGTGAATGCCCCCAGGTGGGCTGCCTGTCTGGGCCCCAAGGAGACATCCTCTCCCGTGTGCTGCCCCCTAGGCCAGGGGCACTGTTGTTTGTCCACTGGAGCGATGATTCCTTGGTGGGGTCCAGCCCTGGTTAGAAGCTCAGGGGATGCCTGACAGGGGAGGGACCCTACGTGCTAAGGGGCCTGCATCaactctgctcccctccccacctctgaccCCCTCATCCTTCGTTCTTGGACCCTCACCCTTGGCTCTTCCTTAGGGTGACTCCTTGGGTTCCCCAAGAATGAGGCACCAGGTCAGAGCACAGAGATCCAGATGAGACCATACCTGCCTGTCACAGCCTGGACAGGCGGTGTCCTCCCTCGATGTGGGGTCCATGCTCCCCACAGCATGTCCATGTTACCTGTGGGTCTTCCACCCATCCCCCACTTTAGCAGGTGACTCCCATCCTGCCCTGCTGATGGTCAGTGGCTGGTTCCCTCCTGGAGCTTCCTTTGTTCCCTGACGTGGTTCTTTTGAGTCCTGATTTCATtgtccctccccagctccttgcCACTCACAGGATGGTCAGGCGGGTatgatgtatttttaatcacttgAGAGCTAGAACCTCTGGATACAGGCCCCGGATGGTCACTGCAGACCCTCTGAACTGACTCTGCTGTGATGTTACAGGGGGAAGTGGGGGTCCATTAGGTGAGATGTGGGCTTGGCGAGGAAGTGATGTTTTGAGCTGAGGTCTGAAAGGTGAACAGGAATTAATTATGTGGggatgggaagaagagaaaggcagacaggcaggaggagctgcatgtgcaaaggccctgaggtaggacaCAGCATGGTGCtttcaaaagctgaaagaaaaaaaaaaagctgaaaggagGGTGATGTGgctggggcacagaggagggagggtgggagtccCAGGTCACACGAGTTTTATTTAGACTTTTAATTAAAGGTTAACATCTGCCTTTTTGTAAGAATTACTATCTAGTGAGACAAATCCTAGATTTCGCCCCCCTTTTTATTGTCAACTATAATATGcatatacagaaaagtacagaTACACATACAGTTTAACAAGTAAATTATAGAGCACATTCCTGTATGATCCCAAGAGCTACAGGAGCCATACTAGGCTCTTGAGCAAGAGTGACAAGATCAGACTCAGCAGCGTGGCCTAGGGGACTTGAGGCGTCTTCATCATCCAGTGAGGCAGGTTCAGATTTAGGCGGGTTTGTGGCTTGCAGCATGAGCTGgcggagaggaggggacaggctgGTGGGGCCCCTGGGTCTGCTGGTGGGCTTAGATAGCTGCAGGTGCCCATCGAGGGGATGGCTGGAACAGGGCTAGCGGGCTGAGCTGGTGAGCAGGAGTGTGGTTTGGGCACTCTGGGCTGGGCATCTCTCACATCTCTCGGACCCCGTGTTAGTGATGTCCTAGACAGTGAGGTGAACGCCTgggcaggctgggctgggggtgcggCTCTGGCAAGTCGGCCAAgtgcttccctccctctcctggcccctcttGAGCGCAGCTGAGAGCAGCTGGGGTGCCCGGGCCACGCTGTGTCTTTAAGAGGCCCCACGGCTCTGCTGCCGCTGACgtcaaggggaggggagggcggaggAGATTCGCTTTACTTTTCCTCGAAAGGGGAGGAGATTGAAACTGGCCCTATGATGGAAAGGGGAAGTCTGGGGGGTGCCGGTGGCCCCTGAGTGAAGGCGGAAGCTAACATGGGGTGAGCTTGGGCGCCATCctgtgtgtgtataagtgtgagtgtgagagagagacagagacagaagagagcaagagagagcgAGAAAGATAGAGACTGGCGATGGGGACACTGATTGCGGGTGAATGTGCATGTATGTTTCTCCATCTCTGGAACAGCAGCGGGTCTGGGAGGAGCTTGTGGGTAGGTGCAGTGATGGCCCCTTCTGGTTAGGTGGGAAGGCACCTCCTGACTCCGAGGGTCCTGTCTCAGGGCCTTGTTCTGGGCCTCACAGAGGCCAGTGTCTCCTGTTTTTTAACGCAGTTGGGCGTTTTGAGTCTGGGGTGTGAGGGTCTGTCCCTAGTCTGTCCCCAGGGTGTGACTCGGCCCAGCTGCCTGTCTGGGTCTGTGAATTGGAAGCCCCTCCAtgcagggtggggctgggcagggccccaAGCCTCAGGGGAGGCAGATGTTCACCATGTCTCTACATGTCTTAACATGCTTGCTGCACATACCTTTTACTAGGACAGCAATTGGCCTCTGGGGAACGGGGCACAGCTCAGGGTTCTGGCTGCCCTTGAAAGTCAGCTTTGGTGAACTTCTCACCCAGGGCCAGCTTTCTCAGAGGCAGGCCCTCCTCTCTGTCGCAGTCCTTGCTGAGGGGCCTGTGTCAGGCAGGAAGGCCTCCTCTTCCGGAAAGCagggctcctccagccccactggctCTTAACGTACTCACCTGCCCCACTGGTGAGCGCGCAGGAGCCCCAGGGTGCAGGTGAGCCCCTGGCACAGCGTTTGGCACCCAGCAGGCTCACTGCCACTCCGGGGGCCAACAGCCCTGCCCTGTGTTCGCTGAGCGCCTCTCTTCACTGTCCTGGCCACACTAGCCTCCGCTTTCCTGGAACGTCTCCCCATTTTTATCACCTGTGCTTCCCGAGTAATTTTTCCCTCCCATACCTGCCTCCTGTAGTGATCTGTGGGCTCCCAGAGGCTGTGAGTTGGTCAGTCTTGCCCACTGCTGAGTTTCTGGTTCAAGCCACACAGTGCTCGTGGCACATCCTCTGAGCATCTGCTGTTGGCGTGGCAGGGGTGGACAAGATGTGTCCTGGGGAAGCACTGGAAGCACTCCCTCCCGTGCTGCTGAGGGTGGGGCGAGGTGCAGACCCTGGGTGAGGTGTTCCACACGGACTCCCAGTCAACCCCATTTGACACTTGAGGAAAGTGATACTGAAAGAAGTTCAAGTTAAACACCCTGGAAGTTGCTCTGTGTGGCCCAGAGTCTCCTCCAGCAAGAGCGGTGCCCCTTGGGAATGAGTGGGGTGTGGACTGCTGGTCTTGGGTAGGAGTGAGAGGCCCTGGGTCATGACTGGCTTTTTGGCAGGTTTGGGACAACTGTAGCTGTTGGTCTGACCATCTTTGTGCTCTCTGTTGTCACCGTCATCATCTGCTTCACCTGCTCCTGCTGCTATTTGTACAAGATGTGCCGCCGACCACGTCGTAAGCATGCCCACCCCGaccctgccccactgccccacTGTGAGCCCTTGTGTGCAGGCACAGACCCCGGGTGGTAAGGGGAGCTGACCAGGGCCCTGATTTGGCTaagctggagggagaggtggcAAGCCCGAGGGTTCTAACTGGGGCTCTCTTTGCAGCGGTTGTGACCACCACCACGGCCACCACAGTGGTGCACACTCCTTACCCGCAACCTCCCAGTGTGCCGCCCAGCTACCCTGGACCAACATACCAGGGCTACCACTCCATGTCCCCCCAGCCAGGGGTGCCAGCAGCACCCTACCCGACGCAGTACCCACCACCCTACCCGGCCCAGCCCATGGGCCCTCCGGCCTACCACGAGACAGTGGCTGGTGAGTACTGCGGCCAACTCCGGCCCTGCCCGACCCTCTGCAGCCCACCATGCCCATGGCCAACTGGTGTTCTCTCCATTTTCAGGAGGTGCAGCCATGCCCTACCCTGCCAGCCAGCCTCCTTACAATCCGGCCTACATGGAACCCCCAAAGGCAGCCCCCTGAACACAACCCTGCATCTCTGGCTGCCACTCAATctgctatatgtgtgtgtggatgggTATGCAGGCACGGTCCTTTTCTCCCCAtgcgtggtgtgtgtgtgtgtcctgtttGTACACGAGGCTTCGTGTGAAGCTGATGAGGTGGAGAACAGTCCTTGCCAGAGTTGCTGGGCCCACTTGTTGTTCCCCTTCCTCACTTGAAATTATGCTTCCTGAAATTTCAAGCAGAATTCAAAGAACAGTTCTTTTCCAGACCAGCCCAGGGAGACCAGGTGGGGCTTGTCACACTAGGATAGCACAGCTTTTTGCGGGCAGGATGCATACGTGTTCTGGTTTCAGAAGAATGGCTAGCTGCCACCTGAGGCTGAGGCTTGTCCCCAGGCTTGTCTTGGAAGAACCTGAGCCATGATGCAGGCAAATGGGTGAGGCTTGGGAGCCAGCTCAGGTGGATCTCAACCCTTTTGGCAGATGGCCCGTGGGCCCATAGCTCCCCAGAGCCTGGGCCATGCTCAGTGGAGGGTAAGCAGCTTCCTGACAGGAAAATCCTCAGGTgaagccccaccctcccctgagCTGTCTGCCTAGACTATTCCTGCATCTCTCCTGGGACCACCTGGAGGCCACATTTACCCAGGGTTCTGGCTCCCCTGGTTGGCCCTGGCCCTCACCACAGGTCGGCAGGGTGGCCTCTGTCCACCTACACACTCAGGTGTCCTCCCTgcagtgtttgttttatttgtagcTGAacattttgcctgttttgtttcaaaatgtgTGGAATAATTGCTGTGAGGCTGGAAGCCCTGGGTCCTGGAGGGAAGTTGCCCTAGAGAGAGGGACCACCTGACCTCTGAGTCCCTGCTCCCCCAGCACCAGCCTTGCAGACTGCCAGCTCCTGCAGCCCAGTCCACGGTTTGTCCTGGCAGTGGGGACACCTGGGCCAAGGGGTCGTCTGGACCAAAGGTGGAGGGGGACCCTGGGTGGCTGGTCTGGCCCAGACACAAATACCTCGGTGTTCCCTGTCCCTCTGTTAATGTTTCACCACATCTGTCTTAGCTTTGTACCTGTTGATGTGTTGGAGAGTCTAGTttataataaatgcaaatatttagaGCTGCTGGCCCCTTGTttataataaatgcaaatatttagaGCTACTGGCCTTGAATATCAGGTCAGGTACCATTTCCACTCACTATTTGGAGTTCTACATTTTCCCCGTGTATTGGGCTCAGACATCTGACCATCCTGCTGGGGAGGGTGATGGACAGAAGACTGCCACTTTCTGCGCCCCCGGCCCAGGCCTCTGAGTGTGTGCAGAAGTACAGAAGGCTCTAAGACTGCCATGGAGGACAGAGGTGAGTGACCActcagtgctgggggtggggatctTTATTTGTCAGACGCTCCTTCACGGCCTACTGCCCGGGTCTGGCAGGGACAGCCCATACAGTGTGGCTACTACCAGGGTCAGGAAGGCCAGCAGGCCCAGTGGGGCCAGCAGTCCCTCCCTGGATGGGGCTCCAGGGCCCTTCACTGGAGGAAGGGGCTTGGGGCTTCTGTCCCCACCAAGGTTGCGGCGGGTGTTCCTGGCTCTGGCCAGGGGTACAGTGGCTGTGGCAGAAGATGGCCTTGAGTTGGTTTCAGTAGAGGCTGTGACCACATACATCGGCTTGACAGAGCTGAAGGGCCTGGCATGGGCGTCTACCCACCGCAGCAGGGCCCGAGGCCTCCACTGGCAGATGCTGAGCAGGGCTAGGACGTCGCCCTCGGCTGTGTGTGAGTCTGGCGGGGCCTGCCCGTACAGCCGTGTGTAGATGCTGCCCAGGCTGTAGCTCTTCCTCGGGCCGTGCTCTGAGGGGCTGCCATCTTGCTCCAGGGCCTTCAGGGCAGCAATGCTATCCGCACAGAAGGCGCCGTCCAGAGCACTGGCAAGGCCCAGCATAGACAGCTCTGCCCGGAGCAGGGGGAAGTCGTAGCGGTCACCGTTGTGTGCCACGAGGCACCAGGGCTGTGGCTGGCGTCGCAGGAAGGCTTGGAGCAGGTAGGCCAGGTCAGCATCGAAGCGTTGACGCCCGTGTGCAGCCAGCTCAGCTGTGCTCAGGCCCGTGATCTCACTGGCCGCAGGGCTACAGGCCTTCCCTGGAACCACGCACAGGGAGAGCTTGTCCAGCACCCGGGGTGGTGGGGGCACCATGGGAGGAGGCCCCTGACAGGTAGGAAGGCTCTCCAAGGCACATCTGTGGACAGCCAGCAGGCACAGCTCCGTAACCTTGGGCTGGGAGAAGGGCAGGCCAGTGGCTTCCAGGTCCAAGAAGATGAGAGTCTGCACgggacctgggggtggggcttgtGAGCCCATGGTGGGTACTGCCacggagcctggggaggggcagggggtaggggtgggtgtGTGAGTGCCCAATGACAGAGGGTGAGGCAggtcggggtggggtgggcaggagcaCCTCGCTGGCCTTCCTTGCACGGACTGGTACTGTTGGTTAGCACCAGGACCCATTTTTCAGGGCAGGAAGCCAGAGAGGGTAGGGTAGCTTCCTTAGTGGGACCAGCACACTCGGCCGTCTGTTTAGGGGAAGGTTTGGCTCCTCCCCAGGTGCTTGCTTTGTctggtggtgggggctggggcaggtacCCATGGCCCTCCCACCCTACCCCATCCCCTTGGGGGTCCTTACCACTGAGTGGCAGACAGGCAGCAATGATTCGGTACACGCTCTCTGGCTGGTTCTTGCTGCTGGCAGCAGTGGTGGGAAGTGAAACTCAGCCTGAGCCCGCCCAGGGGCTGGCGTGAGCAAGGCCCGCCCTGCTCGTCAGCCAGCCTGGGCTGTCCCTCCCCAGGCACTCCGCCGTGCGGCCCCCAAGGCCTTCTCAGATCTGTAGCCGTGGGCCTGCGGGCTGGCCCATCCTACACTAGGGCCCTCACAGCCGGAGGACAGGGCTACTGTGGAGAAGTCTAGCTCCAGGGCTCCAGTCTGCTGGGAGTCCCTGCCATGTCTACCCACCCCTTGGCCCCACTTTCCCAGGCCTTCCTGGTTTAGGCCTTGGCTCtgggctgcctccttccctgccacACAATGGTTTCTTCCCATGGCCTCAGCCCAAAGCGATGACTCAGGACAATTCCACGGGCAGGGCAGGGCTCCTTCCTCAAAGCAGATTCATTACCATGGGGCTGGCTCTCAGCTCTGGCAGGGACAGGAAGAAGGATCGCAGTCTTCTCCGGGTCCccctcctgctctgtccctcccactCAGCCGACACAGATCAGACTCGGGAAACAAGGCTGGCTTGTTCTCAAATAGCCAGTCACTGCTTTTAATCAGTGgatgagggaaggaaagaagtgtTGGTGCCACCATGTGGCTCGATGGGGACAGGCCTCAGCCACAGTCCATCTCGTGGTCGTCCACATCGGTCTCCGCGGCACAGAGGTCATCGAGGGCTGCCTCTGAACCAGAAAAGACGAGGGTCCTGTGGTGAAAGCCTGAAGGCACagggactggggggggggggtccccacctctcctccctgccaggCCCACAGGAACTAACCAGTCCCTTCCACACCCAGGCCTTGTTCCCTCAGCTACTGCAAGCAAAGTGATACAAAGGCAATTCAAATAGGGATGTTTCTGGAAAAACCGTGGCTCTGCCAGGCTGACTCAACAGATACAAGCAAAAGGCAGGCTGACAGACTCAGAGAAGACCCAGAGCGGGAAGACAAGAATGGCCCCAGTGCTGGCAGAGGCTGTGTGGATGGAGTGCTGCTGATCTACGGCCAGGAAGTCTGACTTGCCCATGGATTTGGGGGCAAACCCCACACGTGGGCTGGAGCAGGAAGGGGCCCTGCCACCGCTCACCTTCACAGTCTGTCACGTCAGGAAGCCCTCGAATCAGCGTGCTGACCCCGGGCATCACCTGGTCATACTGATGCAGGACCTCCACGCAGTGCACAGTGAAGAGCTTGTCCTTCTGGGACAGGCTGTGCAGC harbors:
- the SHISA5 gene encoding protein shisa-5 isoform X5, with amino-acid sequence MGFGTTVAVGLTIFVLSVVTVIICFTCSCCYLYKMCRRPRPVVTTTTATTVVHTPYPQPPSVPPSYPGPTYQGYHSMSPQPGVPAAPYPTQYPPPYPAQPMGPPAYHETVAGGAAMPYPASQPPYNPAYMEPPKAAP
- the SHISA5 gene encoding protein shisa-5 isoform X2 translates to MGTLIAGECACMFLHLWNSSGSGRSLWVWDNCSCWSDHLCALCCHRHHLLHLLLLLFVQDVPPTTSGCDHHHGHHSGAHSLPATSQCAAQLPWTNIPGLPLHVPPARGASSTLPDAVPTTLPGPAHGPSGLPRDSGWRCSHALPCQPASLQSGLHGTPKGSPLNTTLHLWLPLNLLYVCVDGYAGTVLFSPCVVCVCVLFVHEASCEADEVENSPCQSCWAHLLFPFLT
- the SHISA5 gene encoding protein shisa-5 isoform X4, coding for MCMFGTTVAVGLTIFVLSVVTVIICFTCSCCYLYKMCRRPRPVVTTTTATTVVHTPYPQPPSVPPSYPGPTYQGYHSMSPQPGVPAAPYPTQYPPPYPAQPMGPPAYHETVAGGAAMPYPASQPPYNPAYMEPPKAAP
- the SHISA5 gene encoding protein shisa-5 isoform X3 produces the protein MAAPAAAPRVLVLLLLLLLLPPPPPGAHGEVCVASHGRNPFPEFCPDFCCGTCYDQYCCSDVLKKFVWTEEECDVLEARFGTTVAVGLTIFVLSVVTVIICFTCSCCYLYKMCRRPRPVVTTTTATTVVHTPYPQPPSVPPSYPGPTYQGYHSMSPQPGVPAAPYPTQYPPPYPAQPMGPPAYHETVAGGAAMPYPASQPPYNPAYMEPPKAAP
- the SHISA5 gene encoding protein shisa-5 isoform X1 gives rise to the protein MAAPAAAPRVLVLLLLLLLLPPPPPGAHGEVCVASHGRNPFPEFCPDFCCGTCYDQYCCSDVLKKFVWTEEECDVLEASVPTNMEPLEQLGPALRFRSSLDSDPMSGFGTTVAVGLTIFVLSVVTVIICFTCSCCYLYKMCRRPRPVVTTTTATTVVHTPYPQPPSVPPSYPGPTYQGYHSMSPQPGVPAAPYPTQYPPPYPAQPMGPPAYHETVAGGAAMPYPASQPPYNPAYMEPPKAAP
- the TREX1 gene encoding three-prime repair exonuclease 1 isoform X2, giving the protein MVPPPPRVLDKLSLCVVPGKACSPAASEITGLSTAELAAHGRQRFDADLAYLLQAFLRRQPQPWCLVAHNGDRYDFPLLRAELSMLGLASALDGAFCADSIAALKALEQDGSPSEHGPRKSYSLGSIYTRLYGQAPPDSHTAEGDVLALLSICQWRPRALLRWVDAHARPFSSVKPMYVVTASTETNSRPSSATATVPLARARNTRRNLGGDRSPKPLPPVKGPGAPSREGLLAPLGLLAFLTLVVATLYGLSLPDPGSRP
- the TREX1 gene encoding three-prime repair exonuclease 1 isoform X1; translated protein: MGSQAPPPGPVQTLIFLDLEATGLPFSQPKVTELCLLAVHRCALESLPTCQGPPPMVPPPPRVLDKLSLCVVPGKACSPAASEITGLSTAELAAHGRQRFDADLAYLLQAFLRRQPQPWCLVAHNGDRYDFPLLRAELSMLGLASALDGAFCADSIAALKALEQDGSPSEHGPRKSYSLGSIYTRLYGQAPPDSHTAEGDVLALLSICQWRPRALLRWVDAHARPFSSVKPMYVVTASTETNSRPSSATATVPLARARNTRRNLGGDRSPKPLPPVKGPGAPSREGLLAPLGLLAFLTLVVATLYGLSLPDPGSRP